The DNA segment AGGTAGCAATCGGAGTTGCTACCCAACCCGTTGCACGCCAAGGCAAGTGTTACCGAGCCTTGGTGCGTGATTCAGTCTGGTGCTGGATAGCAAAGGCCGTACCAGCCAGCTGCCAATAGGCCTATTCCGATAGGTCAATAGGTAAAGTTTTAGCCGTGCGACATCTTTTTCAGTTATCAAACCACCCCTTCTGATACCCATGCCCTGCAACTGTGCAGTTGCACCACAACGGAGCCACACATGAGCGACACACTGATCCTCGAGCCCACACATCGCGCCGACGCCTGCGTTATCTGGCTCCACGGCCTGGGCGCGGATCGCTATGACTTCCTGCCGGTGGCCGAAGCCCTGCAGGATGTCCTGGGCACCACCCGGTTCGTGCTGCCCCAGGCGCCGACCCGCGCGGTAACCATCAACGGTGGCTGGGCCATGCCGTCCTGGTACGACATCCTTGCGATGAGCCCCGAGCGGGCGATCAACGAGAGACAGCTGGAAGAATCGGCCGAGCAGGTGATGGCGCTGGTACAGGCACAACTCGATGCAGGCATCGAGCCGCGCCGTATCTTCCTTGCCGGGTTCTCCCAGGGGGGGGCCGTGGTGCTGCACACCGCATTCCTGCGCTGGCCGGAAGCGTTGGGAGGCGTACTGGCGCTGTCGACCTATGCACCGACCTTCACCGACGAAATGACGCTGCCTGATACAAAACGACAACTGCCGGTACTCTGCTTGCATGGCACCTTCGACGATGTGGTGCTGCCCGCGATGGGGCGCGCTGCACATGATCGCCTGGCGGCTGCCGGGGTTCCTGTGGCATGGCGCGACTATCCGATGGCCCACGAGGTATTGCCGCAGCAGATCCGTGACATTGGCACCTGGCTGGTGGAGCGGCTGCACAGCTGATCACTCAACCCTCAGAACAAGAGTCGACCCTGGCGCCGTTCCCTGTCACCGACCTCTGGGACAAGCTGGTGGGCTTGCGTGGCCGATTGCCGGAGCTGGACGGGCCGCTGAAGGCGCAACGGGAAGCGCGTCTGGTCGGCTACTCGGTGAAGTTCCGCCTGATGGCTTGAGGCCATCTATACTATTTCGCGAGGCCGCCCAAGGGCGGCCTTCTGGTCTCAGCCCTTGATGATGATCTTTGCCGCCTGGCGGAAGCCACCAGGGCGTCGGCTTTGTGCGTCCATGATTTTGTTGCGAAATTGTGGCGAATATCAGGAGTTGTCGCGTTCCTTACCGATATCCGGCCGTCTGTCGGCCAAGCTTTTGGTGGTCATTGCCAGGCAAAAAGTGCGGGAATACTGTCGCGCTGGGTTAACAGCTGACACAGGGATCGCTAGCGGTGTCGTCCGCTTCGACTGCCATCCGAGGCCGTTGCAGCCATGAAGCATGTTCACTGGCAAGAAGACCTGGCGTTGTTGAGCCGACTGCGCCTTTTCCAGAACGTTGCGGCGAGCAATCTCGAACGCTTGCTGAAAGAGTTTCGCGCCTGCGATCTGGAGGCGAGTGAGGTCGTGCTGTCGCCGTTCAATCGCAACCAGTACCTCTACCTGGTGCTGAGCGGGCGGCTGAAGGTGTATCTGGGGTCACTGGACAACAGCCCCGTGAGTACCGTCGAACCGGGCGAATGTGCCGGTGAAATCAGCTTCATCGACAACGATCACCCGTCGGCCTATGTGGTGGCCAGCGAACCCACCACGGCCTTGCGCTTGCACCGGCAGTCCCTGGAAAGCCTCTTCCAGCAGTCCCCACAAGTGATGCGGAACCTGCTGGAGCTGCTTTGCGATCGGGTGCGCCAGGGCAATCGCATCATTCTCGACACCGAACAGAACGCCAAGATCGACACCCTCACCGGGCTCTTCAATCGTCGCTGGATGGAGCATCTCTACCAGCGCGAAAGTACCCGCTGTGCCTTCAACGAGCAGCCGCTGTCGATGCTCATGCTCGATGTCGATCACTTCAAGGCCTACAACGATTGCCATGGCCACCTGGCGGGTGACTACGCGCTGTGCCTGGTAGCGCATACCTTGCGCAACCAGTTGCGCCCCAAGGACAGCATGGCGCGATACGGCGGCGAGGAGTTCGTCATCCTCCTGCCCGAAATGGCCAGTGGCGAGGCCCGTGCAATCGGTGAGCGGCTGCGCAGCAGCCTGGAACTGATTCCTTCCTTTTATTCCCCGCTGGGTGTGCTGCCTGGCGTGACCGTTTCCATCGGCCTGTCCGAAATGCACCACCCCGACAGCCTGCAAGGCATGATTTCACGGGCTGACCTGGCCCTGTACCAGGCCAAGCAGGACGGGCGGAATCGCCTCAACGGGTAGCCGAGCCCCGGTCCGGACTCCTGTTGCAGGGTGCGCTGTGCGCACCAGATCCCTAGCGCCGGCTTATCGGTGCGCGCAGCGCACCCTACGCGTGTTCCCTCGAATGAGGTCGCTCCTACATTTCCCGCCTGCTCAAATGTCTGTTTGCTAGAGTCCGTTCACAACAAGACAGCCGGGAAGCTGGACATGCGAAAACTGCTGATCGCTTTGCTACTGCTGGTGGCCGTTGGCCTGGGGGTTTTCTTCTACCTGCCGGGGTTCCTCGACCGTGAGATGAATACGGTAGCCGCACCGCCGCCATACTCTGCCTCGGATGAAGCCGAGGCCCTGCACAAGACCCTGTTCGTCGCTGACTTGCACGACGATGCCTTGCTGTGGAACCGCAACCTGCTGGAGCGTCATGACTTCGGCCACAGCGACCTGCCGCGCCTGCTCGAAGGCCGCGTCGGCCTGCAGGTGTTCTCCACCGTCACCAAGACCCCGCGCGGACTCAACTACGAACGCAACGGTGCGGATACCGACGACATCACCCTGCTGGTCATGGCCCAGCGCTGGCCCCGCGCGACCTGGACCAGCCTGCTGGAGCGCGCCCTCTACCAGGGCAAGAAACTCGAGGAAGCGGCCGCCGGCAGCCAGGGCAAGCTGAGCCTGGTGCGCAGCCGTGACGATTTCACCAGGTACCTCGCGGCCTGGGAGAAGGCCCCGAACCAGGTGGCCGCCATCCTCGCCACCGAGGGCCTGCACCCGCTGGAAGGCAAGCTGGAGAACGTCGACCGCATGTACGACGCAGGCTTCCGCATCATGGGCCTGACCCATTTCTTCGATAACGAAGTGGGTGGCTCCGCCCATGGGCTGGAGAAGGGCGGCCTGACCCCCTTCGGTCGCCGGGTGATCGCGCTCCTGGAAGAAAAGAAGATGCTGGTGGACCTGGCCCATTCTTCACGTGCGCTGATCGACGACGTGCTGAACATGGCCGAGCGTCCGGTACTGGTGTCCCACACCGGCGTCGAGGGCACCTGCCCGGGTACCCGCAACCTGAGCGACGCCCATATCCAGCGCATCGCCGCCACCGGCGGGGTGATCGGCATCGGCTACTGGGACACCGCCGTTTGTGAAACCTCGGTCAAGGCCATCGTCAAGGCCATCCGCTACGTCGCCGACAAGGTGGGCGTGGCCCATGTGGCACTGGGGTCGGACTTCGATGGCGCGGTGCATACGCCCTTCGATACCAGTGGCCTGGCGCAGCTCACCCAGGGGCTCAAGGAGGCAGGATTCAGCGAAGCGGAGATCGCCGCCATCATGGGGGGAAATGTGCGCAGATTGCTTCTGGAGAGCCTTCCTTAGCCCAAGTCAAGTCCTCAAGTGCCCGCAGCTCTTCGCCCTGCGGGCATCTTGCTTTACACTGGCGGCCGTTCATTCCTTAATCAATCGACGAGATCACCGTGCTCAAAGCACTCAAGAAGATATTCAGCAAGGGTGAAGAGCCGCAGACCGGCGCCACCCCTACCGCTCCAGCCCCCGCCCGTACCGAGAAGGAAGAGCGTCCGGCCAAACCGAAGAAAGCGCCTCGCGAAGCAGGCGAGAAGGCCGAAGGCTCCAGCGAACGCCCGCCCCGTGGTGAGAAGAAACCCCGCAGCGACAAACCCAAGTCCGACAAGCCGCGCCGCGAGCGTCCGGCCAAGGCCGCTGCCCCGGTGGATAACTGGAAGCTCGAAGATTTCGCGGTGGAGCCCCAGGAAGGCAAGACCCGTTTCCACGACTTCAACCTCGATCCGAGTCTGATGCACGCCATCCACGATCTGGGCTTCCCCTACTGCACCCCGATCCAGGCCCAGGTCCTTGGCCACACCCTCAAGGGTCAGGACGCTATCGGTCGCGCCCAGACCGGTACCGGCAAGACCGCCGCCTTCCTCATCTCCACCATCACCCAGCTGCTGCAGACCCCGCCGCCGAAAGAGCGCTACATGGGCGAGCCGCGTGCACTGATCATTGCGCCGACCCGTGAGCTGGTGGTGCAGATCGCCAAGGACGCCCAGGCGCTGACCAAGTACAGCGGCCTCAGCGTGATGAGCTTCGTCGGTGGCATGGACTTCGACAAGCAGCTCAGGCAACTGGAATCGCGCTTCTGCGACATCCTGGTCGCCACGCCTGGCCGTCTGCTGGACTTCAACCAGCGCGGCGAGGTGCACCTGGACATGGTCGAGGTGATGGTGCTCGACGAAGCCGACCGCATGCTGGACATGGGCTTCATCCCGCAGGTTCGTCAGATCATTCGTCAGACGCCGTTCAAGGGTGAGCGCCAGACCCTGCTGTTCTCAGCCACCTTCACCGAAGACGTGATGAACCTGGCCAAGCAATGGACCGTCGATCCGGCCATCGTCGAAATCGAGCCAGAGAACGTAGCCAGCGAGACCGTCGAACAGCATGTCTATGCCGTAGCTGGCAGCGACAAATACAAGCTGCTCTACAACCTGATCGCCCAGAACGACTGGACCCGTGTGATGGTCTTCGCCAACCGCAAGGACGAAGTGCGCCGCATCGAGGAGCGCCTGACCAGGGACGGCATCAGCGCCGCCCAGATGTCCGGCGACGTGCCACAGCACAAGCGCATCAAGACCCTTGAAGGTTTCCGTGAAGGCAAGATCCGCGTTCTGGTGGCCACCGATGTCGCTGGCCGTGGTATCCACATCGACGGCATCAGCCACGTGATCAACTTCACCCTGCCGGAAGACCCGGACGACTACGTCCACCGCATTGGCCGTACCGGCCGCGCGGGCGCTAGCGGCACGTCCATCAGCTTCGCCGGTGAAGACGACGCGTTCGCCCTGCCGCCGATCGAGGAGCTGCTGGGTCGCAAGATCAATTGCGAAATGCCCCCGACCGAACTGCTCAAGCCGGTGCCGCGCAAGCATCACTGAGGTTCGGTCGAATGAGAAAAGGCGAAGCATGTGCTTCGCCTTTTTCGTTTGTGCCGGTGCCGGGCCGTTTCGCGAATGAATTCGCTCGCCACCGATGCAAACCTGGCGACGAACTTGTAGGAGCGAGCTCTGCTCGCGAAAGTTTGTTCGCGAGCAAACCTGGCTCCTACGGGAGACCAGCCTTGGCGTTGCTACGGAGTCGCTACCGACGGCAACGGGAGGAAACCGTAGGGTGCGCTGTGCACACCGCCACGGGTTACAGCGCCCCAGCCTTTTTCCATGCCAGGTAACGGCTCACCAGTTGCGGTCCCAGCTCGCTGGGGCGGGCGTCCAGCACGGGCACACCGTGGGCGGCCAGGCGTTCCTGGAGACTGTTGCGGGCGTTGAGGTAGTCCACCGTGCCGCAATAGGCCAGCGCGTCATCGAAGCTCTGAACCGGCGTATGACGCAGACTGTCGAGGACTTCCTCGCGCAGGCTGACCACCAGGAGGCGGTGGTGGCGGCCGAGGCGCTTCACCGCGTTGAACAGTTCGGCATCGTCCTCATCGCGCAGGTTGCTCACCAGCACCACCAGAGCGCGGCGGCGCTGGCGGACCAACAGGGCATCGGCGGCGGCGCTGTAGTCGGCCGGGCGCTGGGTGCTGTCGAGGTCGTAGACGCCGTTGAGCAGCACGCTCAGCTGGGCAGGCCCCTTGACCGGGGCGACGAAGCGGTCGCGCTCGGCGGCGAAGGTGGACAGGCCGACGGCGTCGCCCTGGCGCAGGGCGACGTAGCTGAGCAGCAGGCTGGCATTGAGGGCGTGGTCGAAATGGGAGAGATCGCCGTCCTGGCTGCGCATGCGGCGACCGCAGTCGAGCAGGAAGATGATCTGCTGATCGCGCTCGTCCTGATATTCGCGGGCAATCGGTGTGCGCTTGCGCGCGGTGGCCTTCCAGTCGATCTGGCGCAGGGTGTCGCCGTCGCGGAACTCGCGCAACTGGTGGAACTCCAGGCCAAGGCCGCGGCGTGGGCGCTGGCGAACGCCGAGTTGGCTGAGCCAGTCGTCCACCGCCTTGAGCTGGGCGCCGTAAAGGCGGGCGAAATCCGGGTAGACCCGCGCTTCCCCAGGCAGTTCGAGGACGCGTTTGTGCCGCCACAGACCAAGCGGGCTGGGCAATTGCACTTCGCAGGTGGGGAACAGGAAATGGCCACGCTTGAGCGGGCGAACCCGGTAGCCGAATTCCGTCGACTCACCGGGGTGCAGGGGCACCCGTTGGGGCAGGGGCTCGAACTCCATGGCCGCCGGCACCTGATCGAATACCTCCAGCTCCAGCGTGCGGTCATAGGGATGGTGCAGTGTCAGGCGCACGTCGCTCCAGCGGCCCAGCGCCAGGTTGCCCGGAAGCGCGCGGGCCAGTCGCGGCGAGGGCTGGCGCCGCAGCCAGAGGGCATCGAACAGCGCGAGCACGAGCAGCGTGCCGAGCAGGCCCCACCAGAGCGGCTCGAGTGGCGCCGGCAAGCCGATACCCAGAACGGGCAGGGCGCCGAGCAACAGCGCCAGGCCGAGGAGCCCGGCTACCAGCGCGAGCAGTGCGCGGGAGGGCTTCATAGACGCGGCGCCGGCACCTGGTCGAGGAGTTGCTGGAGTACCTGGTCGACGGACAGGCCTTCGATATCCAGTTCTGGCGACAGGCGCACGCGGTGGCGCAGGACCGCCAGGGCGCAGCCCTTGATGTCGTCCGGCAGCACGAACTCGCCGCCGCGCAACAGCGCGCGTGCGCGACCACCGCGGACCAGGGCAATGGAGGCGCGTGGGCCGGCGCCCATGGCCAGGCCTGGCCAGGTACGCGTGGCGCGGGCCAGGCGCACGGCGTAATCCAGCACCTGGTTGTCTACCGGCAGCTCGCTGGCGATCTTCTGCAGGGCCAGTACATCGCGGGCTTGCAGCAAGGTGCGCAGCGGCGCGATTTCGAGCATGTCGGCACGGGCCGAGCGCGTGACCTGGCGCACCAGGTTGAGTTCTTCGTCGGCGGCCGGGTAGTCCATGCGCAGCTTGAGCATGAAACGGTCGAGTTCGGCTTCCGGCAGGGGGTAGGTGCCTTCCTGCTCGATGGGGTTCTGGGTGGCAAGCACCAGGAACGGCTGGGGCACTGCGAGCGCACGGCCTTCGAGGGTGACCTGGCGCTCCTGCATCACTTCCAGCAGGGCCGCCTGGGTCTTGGCCGGAGCCCGGTTGATTTCGTCGGCCAGCAGCAGGTTGGTGAAGACCGGACCCTTGCGCAGCTTGAACTGCTCGCTCTGCATGTCATACACGGCATGGCCGGTGACATCGCTGGGCATCAGGTCGGGGGTGAACTGGATGCGCGAGAACTCGCCGCCAAAGCAGCGGGCCAGGGCGCGAACCAGCAGCGTCTTGCCGAGCCCGGGCACACCTTCCACCAGCACGTGCCCGCCGGCAAGCAGGGCGGTGAGCACGTCATCGATCACCGCGACCTGACCGACGACGGCCTTCTGCAGTTCCAGGCGCAAGGCCTGGGCCAGTTGGCTGGCGCGCAGGCGCTGGGTGGCGGCCGAGGGCGCGACGGCGCTTGCGGCTTCGGATTGCGACGGGTCGGAAATCTGTTCGCTCATCAAAGGGCATTCCTGAGGGTTTGCAGGTGGGCGACCTGGCGGGTGAATTCGGCGGCGCTGAGCCGTTGCCTGGGCAGCGGCCGCATGGCTTGGCTGATGGCGGTCGGTGGCAAGCGGGTCAGGCGGCCCAGCACCTGCCATTGCTCGGCCACGGGAAGCCGTTCGAAACCGGGATGACGGTGTCGCGCGCGGCGCTGGATATCCCGTTGCAGGCCTTGCAGCAGGCTGGTCTGGCCGCTGCGGCGGAGCAGGAAATCGGCGCTGCCGCGCAGGTGTTCCTCCAGCTGCCGGCGTGCCCGGCTGGCTGGCGCCTGAAGCGGGCCCTGGCGCTGGCCGACGTGCCACAGCGCGAGCACGATGAGCAGGGCCAGGGCGACCAGCGCTTCGGGGAAGTTCTGACCGAGCAGGGTCGCGATGCCGTCGCGTTCGGCGCGGTAGAGCAGGGTGACGGCGCTGTCCTGGGTGAGGTACCAGAGCAGCCAGGCGTTGTCGTATTCGACGATGTCACGGTTCTGCCAGATCCAGCCGTCGGTGAGCACCGTGACCAGGCCATCGCCATGGTTCAGCTGCAGCATGTGGGTGGCCTTGGCGCTGTTGGCCCAGGCGTGGGCGCGATTCTGACTGTCGTAGAGGTGAAATTCCGGGTCGAAGCTGGCGTAGGCCGGCGCCTGCTCGTTCTCCAGATAGAGCTTGGTCAGTTCGGGGAAGGGGTCTTCCTCGTCCTGGGCCTGCTCGTCTGCACTGGCGGCCGTGTCCATGAGCTGTTCTTCAGTCGGCTCGCCGCCTTCCTGTTCTTCCGGCTTGTCGCTTTCGAGGTCCTTGGCCTCGAACTGCTGGATGCCCAGGCGATCGGCGAGCAGGTCGCCGCTCTTGCCATCCTTTTCGTCATAGAGGCGTTCGGCGATGAACAGCAAGTGGCCGCCCTTGCTCGCCCAGTCGAGCAGACGATCGGCCTGGCGCGGAGTCATGCGCGAGCGGCCGCCGAGCAGCAGCAGGCTGTTCCCGGCGCTGGGCAGGTTGTCGAGCACCTCCAGGCCATCGGCTCGGGTGACATTCAGGCCCTGTTTGCGCAGGAAGTGTTCGGCCGCGAGGTAGGGGTTGCCCAGCACCTCCGGCGCGGGGCCGTGCTCGACGGTGTCCTGGTAGGGGCGTAGCTGCCCGGCGACATAAATGGCCAGCAGGCCCACTAGCAGAAGCAGGCCGGCGCCGATGAGGAAACGCGGACGCAGGTTCATGGCGTGGCGCCCCTGGCGAACTGGCGGCGCCAGGCATCGCAGAGCCCTTGGCGCAGTTCGGCGGCGGGCAGGCGATGGCCGTAGGCGAGGTTTTGCCAGTGGCCGGTGAGGGTCTGGCTGAAGCCTTCCAGTTCGGCATTGTCCAGGCCACCGACCAGCTCCAGGACTTCGCCTTCGGTATGGGATTGTCGGAGCGGCAGGCGGAAGTCATGCAGCAGGCGGCTGAGCAGCGCGCGATAGAGCAGCCCAAGGGCTTCCCGTGGCTGGGTGGCCCAGAGGCGCTCGGCTTCACCGGCGACGTCGTCGGGCAGGCTTTCCGGTGCCAATTCCAGGCCGAAGAGCATGGACGGCGCTTCGCGCGGCCGACGCTGGGGCAGGCCAAGGCGTCCGGCAAAGGCGCTGATCCAGTCGCGGTAACGCCAGAGCAGCAGGGCGATGAGGCTGAACAGCAGGCCCCAGAGCAATGCCTTGATGATCAGTGCGAGGGTATCCAGACTGCGCGCGTAGGCGGCCAGTTCGAACAGGTTGCGGATGAAGTCGGCCCAGCCCTCTGCATCTTCGGGTTTCAGGTCCTGATCGGCGTTCTCCTCGCCGAAGTGCCAGCGGGTGACGGTATCGCGGTTCTGGAAGGGCGGAGCGTCGAGCAGGGCAGTGATGTTGTCCCTGGCGGCCTTGCCGGTCAGCGCCTGGTGGGTGAGGCGTTCTGCGTCCGGGCCGTCGAGGAAGGCCTGGGGCGCAAGGCACAGGGTCGGGGCGTCATCGGCCATGGCCGGCTGGGGCAGTTGGCTGAGCAGCAAGCCCAGGCCCAGTAGCAGGGCGTAGGCGGTGCCGGTCATGCGCTGACGCAGACGACGGAACTGCAGTTCGATGTCCCAGCCCTCCAGCGACGTGCGGCGGTTGAGGTAGAGGGTGAAGCCGCACGCGACGTACACCGGCCCCCAAACCATCAGCACCAGCACATACAGGCTGTTGGAGAGGTGTTCCAGCCAGATCCATTCGCCCGAGGCCATTTCCAGGAGTTTCTGCCAGTCCCAGTCGATCACCACCTGCTGGGGCAGCATGAGGTAGAGCAGGGTGATCAGGCCGAACCAGAGCGCCGACTCCAGGTGCACGCCGATCACGGTCAGCCAGGTCGCGCCGCCTGCGTCGCGCTGGCCCAGTACCACCAGGCGCTGGCTGCGGGCCCGACCCGAGAGACCCTCCAGTTGCAGCACCGGCAAGTCGAAACTGCGGGTAGTGCTCAGGCGGCGCCAGGTCAGGCTCGCGAGCAGCTGTGGCTTGAGCAGGCGCGGGTAGGCGCGCAGCGCTTCCTTGAGGGTTGGCGTGTCGCCAAACAACGCGCGGGACAGTATGTACAGCGGCAGCCTTTCATAGGCCGGCTTGAGCAGCCAGAACAGGACGATGGCCAGGCCCGGGTAATTCCAGCAGAGCAGGGTGAGCAGGCCGTACACCGGCAGCGTGACGAGCGCCCAGCTCGCCATCAGCAGGCTGGCGTGGCGGCGCGCCAGCAGCACGCCGAGGTCCATGGCCTCCCAGGCACTGCGCGGGCGGATGGCGACGCTGGAATCAGTCAGGCGCATGCGCCCTCCTGCCGACCAGCCCGAAGTAGAGTCCCACCAGCAGCCAGAGCCCGGTGCCAACCAGGTATTTCACCTGAGGCTCCACCACCCGGATGGAAGACCAGTAGGCCTCGACGAACGCGGCGATCACCAACAGCAGGATGACCCCCGCCACCAGTTGCACGCTGCGCCCGGCTGCCAGGCGCAGGGCCTCGCCACGGGGCAGGCGCCCGGGGGCGAGCAGTGCCCAGCCCAGTTGCAGGCCCGCGGCACCGGCGAAGGCAATGGCGGTCAGCTCGAAGGCGCCGTGGCCGATGACGAAGGACCAGAAGGTTTCGCCGAAGCCGATCTGCGTCAGGTGCCCCGCCACCGCACCGATGTGCAGGCCGTTGAAGAGCAGGAAGAACAGGCTGCCGACGCCGAACAGCAGGCCGCCGGCGTAGGTCTGAAAGGCGATGCCGATGTTGTTCATGATGTAGTGGCCGAACATCATCCAGTCGTCCCCCGAGTCCCGCTCGCTCATGGGCCCGATGCGCCGGGCGTCCGGGTCGTACATGGACTCCATGGAGGACACCTGCTCCGGGTCCAGCAGGCTGTAGACCAGGTCCGGCCAGTTGTGTACCAGCAGACCCATCAGCAGCAGGCTGCCGTAGAACAGCAGGCTGGCGGCGGCGATGCTGCGCCACTGGCTGCGCACCAGGCGCGGGAAGCCGCCGAGCACGAACCCCAGCAGGCGCGCGCCGAGATGGCTGCGGTGCCGGTAGAACTGCTGATGGCCGCGCATGGCCAGTTGTTGCAGGTGCTCCACCAGGTGGCCGCTGTAGCCGCGCTCCTGGGCCAGGGCGAGCTGTTGGCAGATTTGCCGGTAGTCGGCGGCGAAGGTCTGGCACGCGCGAGCGTCGGCTTTGCCGCGTTCGAGGCGGTCGAGCAGCTCGGCGAAGGTCTTCCAGCCTGCCTGGTTCTGGCGTTCGAACAGGTTCTGTTTCATGTCTGCGCGGACCCCAGCAGGCCACGGGCAATGCCGTTGATCCGAGCTTGGGCCTGTTCCGGCGGCACTTCCAGCGGCTCGGCCAGGATGGCAGCGAGTTCGGCGCGGCGAGCCGCCGAGAGGCTGGACTGGCGCTCGGCAAAGCTGAGCAGGGCACGC comes from the Pseudomonas sp. TCU-HL1 genome and includes:
- a CDS encoding AAA family ATPase is translated as MSEQISDPSQSEAASAVAPSAATQRLRASQLAQALRLELQKAVVGQVAVIDDVLTALLAGGHVLVEGVPGLGKTLLVRALARCFGGEFSRIQFTPDLMPSDVTGHAVYDMQSEQFKLRKGPVFTNLLLADEINRAPAKTQAALLEVMQERQVTLEGRALAVPQPFLVLATQNPIEQEGTYPLPEAELDRFMLKLRMDYPAADEELNLVRQVTRSARADMLEIAPLRTLLQARDVLALQKIASELPVDNQVLDYAVRLARATRTWPGLAMGAGPRASIALVRGGRARALLRGGEFVLPDDIKGCALAVLRHRVRLSPELDIEGLSVDQVLQQLLDQVPAPRL
- a CDS encoding DUF4350 domain-containing protein; amino-acid sequence: MNLRPRFLIGAGLLLLVGLLAIYVAGQLRPYQDTVEHGPAPEVLGNPYLAAEHFLRKQGLNVTRADGLEVLDNLPSAGNSLLLLGGRSRMTPRQADRLLDWASKGGHLLFIAERLYDEKDGKSGDLLADRLGIQQFEAKDLESDKPEEQEGGEPTEEQLMDTAASADEQAQDEEDPFPELTKLYLENEQAPAYASFDPEFHLYDSQNRAHAWANSAKATHMLQLNHGDGLVTVLTDGWIWQNRDIVEYDNAWLLWYLTQDSAVTLLYRAERDGIATLLGQNFPEALVALALLIVLALWHVGQRQGPLQAPASRARRQLEEHLRGSADFLLRRSGQTSLLQGLQRDIQRRARHRHPGFERLPVAEQWQVLGRLTRLPPTAISQAMRPLPRQRLSAAEFTRQVAHLQTLRNAL
- a CDS encoding dipeptidase, with the protein product MRKLLIALLLLVAVGLGVFFYLPGFLDREMNTVAAPPPYSASDEAEALHKTLFVADLHDDALLWNRNLLERHDFGHSDLPRLLEGRVGLQVFSTVTKTPRGLNYERNGADTDDITLLVMAQRWPRATWTSLLERALYQGKKLEEAAAGSQGKLSLVRSRDDFTRYLAAWEKAPNQVAAILATEGLHPLEGKLENVDRMYDAGFRIMGLTHFFDNEVGGSAHGLEKGGLTPFGRRVIALLEEKKMLVDLAHSSRALIDDVLNMAERPVLVSHTGVEGTCPGTRNLSDAHIQRIAATGGVIGIGYWDTAVCETSVKAIVKAIRYVADKVGVAHVALGSDFDGAVHTPFDTSGLAQLTQGLKEAGFSEAEIAAIMGGNVRRLLLESLP
- the rhlB gene encoding ATP-dependent RNA helicase RhlB — protein: MLKALKKIFSKGEEPQTGATPTAPAPARTEKEERPAKPKKAPREAGEKAEGSSERPPRGEKKPRSDKPKSDKPRRERPAKAAAPVDNWKLEDFAVEPQEGKTRFHDFNLDPSLMHAIHDLGFPYCTPIQAQVLGHTLKGQDAIGRAQTGTGKTAAFLISTITQLLQTPPPKERYMGEPRALIIAPTRELVVQIAKDAQALTKYSGLSVMSFVGGMDFDKQLRQLESRFCDILVATPGRLLDFNQRGEVHLDMVEVMVLDEADRMLDMGFIPQVRQIIRQTPFKGERQTLLFSATFTEDVMNLAKQWTVDPAIVEIEPENVASETVEQHVYAVAGSDKYKLLYNLIAQNDWTRVMVFANRKDEVRRIEERLTRDGISAAQMSGDVPQHKRIKTLEGFREGKIRVLVATDVAGRGIHIDGISHVINFTLPEDPDDYVHRIGRTGRAGASGTSISFAGEDDAFALPPIEELLGRKINCEMPPTELLKPVPRKHH
- a CDS encoding GGDEF domain-containing protein; its protein translation is MKHVHWQEDLALLSRLRLFQNVAASNLERLLKEFRACDLEASEVVLSPFNRNQYLYLVLSGRLKVYLGSLDNSPVSTVEPGECAGEISFIDNDHPSAYVVASEPTTALRLHRQSLESLFQQSPQVMRNLLELLCDRVRQGNRIILDTEQNAKIDTLTGLFNRRWMEHLYQRESTRCAFNEQPLSMLMLDVDHFKAYNDCHGHLAGDYALCLVAHTLRNQLRPKDSMARYGGEEFVILLPEMASGEARAIGERLRSSLELIPSFYSPLGVLPGVTVSIGLSEMHHPDSLQGMISRADLALYQAKQDGRNRLNG
- a CDS encoding alpha/beta hydrolase; translated protein: MSDTLILEPTHRADACVIWLHGLGADRYDFLPVAEALQDVLGTTRFVLPQAPTRAVTINGGWAMPSWYDILAMSPERAINERQLEESAEQVMALVQAQLDAGIEPRRIFLAGFSQGGAVVLHTAFLRWPEALGGVLALSTYAPTFTDEMTLPDTKRQLPVLCLHGTFDDVVLPAMGRAAHDRLAAAGVPVAWRDYPMAHEVLPQQIRDIGTWLVERLHS
- a CDS encoding DUF58 domain-containing protein, encoding MKPSRALLALVAGLLGLALLLGALPVLGIGLPAPLEPLWWGLLGTLLVLALFDALWLRRQPSPRLARALPGNLALGRWSDVRLTLHHPYDRTLELEVFDQVPAAMEFEPLPQRVPLHPGESTEFGYRVRPLKRGHFLFPTCEVQLPSPLGLWRHKRVLELPGEARVYPDFARLYGAQLKAVDDWLSQLGVRQRPRRGLGLEFHQLREFRDGDTLRQIDWKATARKRTPIAREYQDERDQQIIFLLDCGRRMRSQDGDLSHFDHALNASLLLSYVALRQGDAVGLSTFAAERDRFVAPVKGPAQLSVLLNGVYDLDSTQRPADYSAAADALLVRQRRRALVVLVSNLRDEDDAELFNAVKRLGRHHRLLVVSLREEVLDSLRHTPVQSFDDALAYCGTVDYLNARNSLQERLAAHGVPVLDARPSELGPQLVSRYLAWKKAGAL
- a CDS encoding DUF4129 domain-containing protein, with the translated sequence MRLTDSSVAIRPRSAWEAMDLGVLLARRHASLLMASWALVTLPVYGLLTLLCWNYPGLAIVLFWLLKPAYERLPLYILSRALFGDTPTLKEALRAYPRLLKPQLLASLTWRRLSTTRSFDLPVLQLEGLSGRARSQRLVVLGQRDAGGATWLTVIGVHLESALWFGLITLLYLMLPQQVVIDWDWQKLLEMASGEWIWLEHLSNSLYVLVLMVWGPVYVACGFTLYLNRRTSLEGWDIELQFRRLRQRMTGTAYALLLGLGLLLSQLPQPAMADDAPTLCLAPQAFLDGPDAERLTHQALTGKAARDNITALLDAPPFQNRDTVTRWHFGEENADQDLKPEDAEGWADFIRNLFELAAYARSLDTLALIIKALLWGLLFSLIALLLWRYRDWISAFAGRLGLPQRRPREAPSMLFGLELAPESLPDDVAGEAERLWATQPREALGLLYRALLSRLLHDFRLPLRQSHTEGEVLELVGGLDNAELEGFSQTLTGHWQNLAYGHRLPAAELRQGLCDAWRRQFARGATP
- a CDS encoding stage II sporulation protein M yields the protein MKQNLFERQNQAGWKTFAELLDRLERGKADARACQTFAADYRQICQQLALAQERGYSGHLVEHLQQLAMRGHQQFYRHRSHLGARLLGFVLGGFPRLVRSQWRSIAAASLLFYGSLLLMGLLVHNWPDLVYSLLDPEQVSSMESMYDPDARRIGPMSERDSGDDWMMFGHYIMNNIGIAFQTYAGGLLFGVGSLFFLLFNGLHIGAVAGHLTQIGFGETFWSFVIGHGAFELTAIAFAGAAGLQLGWALLAPGRLPRGEALRLAAGRSVQLVAGVILLLVIAAFVEAYWSSIRVVEPQVKYLVGTGLWLLVGLYFGLVGRRAHAPD